TCGGCCTCGGAATGGGAAGCATGGGAAGTGGTCATGGTTGGCAGGTCTCCTGAAGGTAATGCATCTTTTGGCGCATAACCTTATGCTAAGACCTGCTAAATCCAGGCGCCATCGGAGGGCGCCTCCCTGTTTGTAGGACCGCGCCGATACTCCTCGTCAGCCAGTATTTCGCAGCCCTGCCGCAATCCCGTTGATCGAGATGTGAATGCCGGTCTGCACCCGCTGGTCGGTCTGGCCGGCGCGGTAGCGGCGCACCAGTTCGACCTGCAGGTGATGCAGCGGATCAATATAGGGAAAGCGGTGGCGGATCGAGCGCTGCAGCGCCGCATTGCCGGCCAGCCGCTGCTTCTCGCCGGTGATCAGGCTCAGGGCCTGCGCGGTCTTGTGCCACTCGGCATCAATCGCGCTGAAAATCTTCTTGCGCAGCTTGGCGTCGGCCACCAGTTCAGAGTAGCGCGAGGCCAGCGCCAGGTCGCTCTTGGCCAGCACCATGTCCATGTTGCTCAGCAGGGTGCGGAAAAACGGCCACTGGCGGTACATTTTTTTCAGCACGGCCAGCGCGTCCTTGCGGCTGTCCGGCGAGCCGCCCTGGCCCAGGAATTGCTCGATGGCGCTGCCAAAACCGTACCAGCCCGGCAGGGTCAGGCGGCACTGGCCCCAACTGAAGCCCCAGGGAATCGCGCGTAGGTCTTCGATTTTTTGCGACGGCTTGCGCGAGGCGGGACGCGAGCCGATGTTGAGTTCGGCAATCTCGCGGATCGGCGTGGCGCTGAAGAAATACTCGGTGAAGCCCGGGGTTTCATACACCAGCGCGCGGTAGGCGGCCATGCTGGCCTGCGAGAGCTGGTCGGCGGCCTGCAGGAAGGCCGGGGTCGCCGGCTTGGTCGGCTGCAGCAGCGTGGCTTCGAGCGTGGCGGCCACCAGCGTTTCGAGGTTGCGCCGACCGATTTCCGGGTTGGCGTACTTCGAGCCGATCACCTCGCCCTGCTCGGTCAGGCGGATCTGCCCGCGCACCGTGCCGGGGGGCTGCGCCAGGATGGCCTCGTAGCTCGGGCCGCCGCCCCGGCCGACGGTGCCGCCCCGGCCGTGGAACATGCGCAGCGTGATGCCGTGCGAGACGGCCAGCTGGTCGAACAGCTCGACCAGGGCGATTTCGGCGCGGTACAGCTCCCAGTTGCTGGTGAAGATGCCGCCGTCCTTGTTGCTGTCGCTGTAGCCCAGCATGATGTCCTGCTCGGCGCCGCTGCGCTGGACCAGCGCGGCCACGCCCGGCAGCGCATAGAACTCGCGCATGATGGGCGCGGCATTGCGCAGGTCTTCGATGGTTTCAAACAGCGGCACCACGATCAGGTCGCAGCTCGATCCGATCTGGTCCTGCGCATCTTCGAGCAGGCCGTGCATCAGGCCGACTTCCTTTTGCAGCAGCAGCACTTCGAGCAAGTCGCTCACGGTTTCGGTGTGGCTGATGATGTAGTGGCGAATCGCTTCCTTGCCAAAGCGGGCGCGCGCTGTCCTGGCGGCTTCGAAAATCGCCAGTTCAATCTGGGCCAGGCCTGAATACACATGGCCAAGCACCCGCAGCGGCCGGGCGTCGTTGAGTATCTTGAGCAGCAGCGCGCGCTTGGCCGCTTCGTCCAAGCTGGCGTAGCCAGGTTCAATCCGCGCGACCGCCAGCAGCTCGGCGACGACTTCTTCATGCTTGTCCGAACTCTGGCGCAAATCGACCGTGGCCAGGTGAAAGCCGAACACTTCCACGGCGCGGATCAGCGGATGCAGGCGCTGGGCCGTCAGCGCTTCGCCGTGGTGGGACTTGAGCGATGCCTCCAGCGTTCGCAGGTCGGCCAGAAAGTCTTCAGCGCGCGCATACGGGTTTTGCGGCGCCACGGCATGGCGCGCCGCCTCGCCGCCGGTCAGCACTTTCAATGTTGCGGCCAGCCGGGCATAGACGCCGGTCAGCGCGCGGCGGTAGGGCTCGTCCTGGCGGTGCTCGTTGGTGTCGGGCGAGCTTTCGGCCAGCGCCTGCATCTCGGGGCTGCATTCGACCAGGATGGCCGACATCGACAGCTCGGCGCCCAGCAGGTGCACCTCGGTCAGGTAGTGGCGCAGCGCCACGTCGGCCTGCCGGCCGAGGGCGTAGTTCAGCGTGTCGGCATTGACATTCGGGTTGCCGTCGCGGTCGCCGCCAATCCACTGGCCCATGCGCAGGAAGCTGTGGACCGGCTGGTTGCCCAGCTCGCGCTCCAGGTTGGCGTAAATCTTCGGAATCTGCCGCAAAAAGGTCGCTTCGTAGTAGCTCAGCGCATTTTCGATTTCATCGGCCACCGTGAGTTTTGAAAAGCGCAGCAAACGGGTTTGCCACAGCTGCATCACGCGGGCGCGCAGCTGCGCCTCGTTGGCGGCCAGTTCGCGCGGGCTCAAGGCATCCTTGGCGCTGCTCACGGCCAGCGCCATCGCCTTGATGCTGTCGCGCGCCGTCAGCAGCTGGGCAATGCCGCGCTCGGCGTCCAGGATGCTTTTGCGCTGCACTTCGGTCGGGTGGGCGGTCAGCACCGGCGAGACAAAGCTGCGTGCCAGCGTGTCCGAGATGGCCTTGGGCGCAATGCCGGCCCAGCGCAGGCGCGCCAGGGCGACTTCGATGCTGCCTTCCTGGGTGTCGCCGGCGCGCTCGTGAATGGCGCGGCGGCGGATGTGGTGGCGGTCCTCGGCCAGATTGGCCAGGTGTGAAAAATAGGTGAAGGCGCGGATCACGCTGACGGTCTGGTCGCCGCTCAAGTCCTTGAGCAGGGTCTTGAGCGCCTTGTCGGCCTCCTGGTCGGCATCGCGCCGGAACGCCACCGACAGCGTGCGCACCTGCTCGATCAGCTCATAGGCGGCCACGCCTTCCTGGTCGCGGATCACGTCGCCCAGGATGCGGCCCAGCAGGCGGATGTCTTCCACCAGCGGGCGTTCGTTGTTTTTGGCGCGAACCGAAGGCCTGGCGGGCTTGCCGGTCTCCGTGGGGCTGGCTTGAGCCGCCTGGCCGGCGTTGTCACTGACTTTTTTCGTGCGTGCGGAAACTGGCATTCTGACCCTTTGGTGCTGGAGCAAATACAGAAAAGCGCCCATGCTAGCATTCACTCCCTCTATAGATTACCGATGGGTTACCAGTGGCAGCAGCGCTTCAAACTTTTCCTTCAACGCTCAAGGTGGTCATCGCCACGCGCGAAAGCCGCCTGGCGATGTGGCAGGCCGAGCATGTCAAGGCGCTGCTTGAGTCGCGCCTGGGCTGGCAGGTCGAGCTGCTGGGCATGACGACCCTGGGCGACCAGATCCTGGACCGCTCGCTGAGCAAGGTCGGCGGCAAGGGCCTGTTCGTCAAGGAGCTGGAAGTCGCGCTGAGCGAAGGCCGGGCCGACCTGGCGGTGCATTCGCTGAAAGACGTGCCGATGGACCTGCCCGAAGGCTTCGCGCTGGCCTGCGTCTTGGCCCGCGAAGACCCGCATGACGCGTTTGTGTCCAATGACTTTGCGTCGTTGGCCGAGTTGCCGCAGGGCGCCGTGGTCGGCACGTCCAGCCTGCGCCGGCTGGTGCTGCTCAAGGCGCTGCGGCCCGACCTCACCATCCAGCCCCTGCGCGGCAACCTCGATACGCGTCTGCGCAAGCTCGACGAGGGCCAGTACCAGGCCATCGTGCTGGCCGCCGCCGGGCTTAAGCGGCTGGGCCTCGAATCGCGCATTCGCCACACGTTTGTGCCCGCCGACATGCTGCCGGCGGCCGGGCAGGGCGCGCTGGGCATCGAGGTGCGCGCCGACCGCGCCGACCTCATCGCCGCGCTGGCCACGCTGGCGCACCAGCCGACCTGGCTGGCGGTCACGGCCGAGCGCACCGTCTCGCGTGCCATGGGCGGCAGCTGCTCGATGCCGCTGGCTGCTTTCGTGACTGCCGGCAGCGACGGCGCCTTGCAGCTTGACGCCGCCTGGGGCGACCCGGCCACGGCAGACGCGTCTTCCGGCGTTTCAGCGGTTTTGCCCGCGCCGCTGGTGCAGGTGCGGCAAACCGCCGTGGTGCGCAGCTTTGCCGAGGCCGAGGCGCTGGGCGACGCGGTGGCGGCGCAACTGCGCGCCGGCGGCGCGGTCTGGGCCAGCAACGCGCCAGCGGCTTGAGGCCGGAGCTGGCGTGACGACCGCCCGCGTGATCGTGACCCGGCCCGCGCCCGACGCCGCGCTGTGGGTTCGGCAACTGGAGCAGGCCGGCATCGCCGCCGAGGGGTTCGAGCTGATTGACATTGCGCCCGTCTGCGGCGCTGCCGATGCGCAGGCGCTCGGGGACGCCTGGCTGGCGCTGGACGCTTACGCCGCCTGCATGTTCGTCAGCGGCCATGCGGTGGAGCACTTTTTTAAGGAAAATAAGGCTTTTGCGCAAGGTGGATATGCACAGGCAGCTATTAATAACATAGCAAGCAGTGAGTTGTGCAGAATCCCGCCAGGCCTGCGTTTCATGGCGCCCGGCCCCGGCACGGTGGCCGCGCTGCGGGCGGCCGGCATTCCCGCCGCGCAGATTGATGCGCCGGCGGCCGATGCCAGCCAGTTTGACTCCGAAGCGCTGTGGCGGGTAGTTGGCGCGCGTGACTGGCTGGGCCGCAAGGTGCTGATCGTGCGCGGCCAAAGCGCCGGCGGCCAGGGCGCCACCTCCGGGCGCGACTGGATTGTTCGCCAGTGGCAGGGCGCCGGCGCCAGCGTCGATTTTGTCGGCGTTTACCAGCGCCGCGCGCCCATCCTGACCGATGCGCAGGTCGCGCGCGCCCGGCAGGCCAGCGCCGACGGCTCGGTCTGGCTGTTCAGCAGTTCCGAAGCCGTGGTCAACCTGGCCGGGCAGGCGGGGCTGCAAGGCGTTGATTGGGGCCGCGCCCGCGCCGTGGCCACCCATCCCCGGATTGCCCAGGCCGTGCGGACCGCCGGCTGGGGTGTTGTTGTGGAGTCACGCCCGGCGCTCAAGGACATCCGGCAGGCGCTTGGCTCGATAGAATCGCACTATCCATGAGCGACAGTCCTTCAGCCTTGCCCCCCTTGCCTCGCCCTGCGCCCCAGGACGAGCCGGTGCTGGAGCGCGGGCTTGCTCCCGCCCTGCCAGCCGCCGCCATGCCGGACGCCTGGCTGGTACCGCGCAGCTGGGCGCTGGTCGTGGCGGCACTGGCCGCTGCCGGCCTGCTCGGCAGTGCCCTGCTGTGGCAAAAGCTGGGCTCCATCCAGGAAGAACTCGCCCGTCGTACCACCGATTCCAGCGCCCAGTCCATCGAGGCGCGTGCCCTGGCGCGCGAGGCGCAGGACAGCGCCCGCGAACTGTCGGTGCGCCTGGCCCTGCAGGAAACCCGCTTGAGCGAGGTCAGCCTGCAGCGCACCCAGCTTGAAGAACTGATGCAGAGCCTGTCGCGCTCGCGCGATGAAAACCTGGTCGTCGATGTCGAGTCCGACCTGCGGCTGGCCCAGCAGCGGGCCTTGCTGACCGGCAGCGCCGAGCCTCTGCTGGCCGCGCTCAAATCGGCCGACATGCGCCTGACGCGCGCCGCCCAGCCGCGCCTCAACCCGCTGCAGCGCGCCATCACCCGCGATATCGAACGCATCAAGGGCGCCAGCGTCGCCGATGTGCCGGCCCTGATGCTCAAGCTCGACGAGCTGGCCCGGCTGGTCGATGAGCTGCCGGTGGCCAATGAAATGGTCAGCAACAGCATCCCGAGCCCGGCCGGTGCCGTGGCCGTCGAACCAAAAGACGCTGCAGGCAGTGCATCGGCTCCGGCGAAGTCCTGGCTGCCGGGCATTGACACGCAGGCCGCGCAGGCCTGGTCCCGGCGCGTGCTGGGCAGCCTGTGGCTGGAGGCCAGCCAGTTGCTGCGCGTCAGCCGCATCGACCAGCCCGAAGCGGCGCTGCTGGCGCCCGGCCAGGCATTTTTCCTGCGCGAAAACCTCAAGCTCAGGCTGCTCAATGCGCGCCTGGCGCTGTTTTCGCGCCAGACCGACGCGGCGCGCGCCGACCTGCTCAACGCCAGCAACTGGCTGGGCAAATACTTTGACCCGGCCGCGCGCAGAACCCAGGCCGCCCTGCAGCTGCTGGCCCAGGTGCAGGGCCAGCTCAAAAACACCGAACTGCCCCGGCTCGACGAAACCATGGCCGCGCTGGCCACGGCGGCTGCGGGCCGCTGACCACGCCAACCGCTGCACGGGTAAAAAAATAGCATGCGCGCCGCTCTCTGGTTCATGGCTCTGTTTGGCATCGCCGTCGCGGTGGCCTTGTTCGCCGGCAACAACCAGGCGGTCGTCACCGTGTTCTGGCCGCCGCACCGGGTCGATATTTCATTCAACCTGATGGTGCTGCTGCTGGTCGGGCTGTTCATGCTGCTCCATCTGGCCTCGCGCGCGCTGTCGGCCCTGTTTTCCCTGCCGGTCGAGGCGCGGCGCTGGCGTGCGCAGCAAAAAGAGCGCGCCATGTACGGCGCCCTCATGGACGCGCTGGCCCACCTGATGGCCGGGCGCTACATCCGCGCCTCTAAATCGGCACAGAATGCGCTGGCGCAGGAAAAAAGCCTGGGCGTGGCGACCGACACGTCCGGCCATCCCACCGGCCACAGCGACAGCCTGGCCAGCCAGTTGCGTTCGCTGTCGCACCTGCTGGTGGCCGAAAGCGCGCAGGCGCTGCAAAACAAGGCCTTGCGCAACCAGCATCTGCAGCTGGCGCTGCAGAATTCGGCCGCGCGCCATGCCCAGGAAGTGCGCGAGGGCGTGCAGTTTCGCGCCGCCCGCTGGGCGCTGGAAGACCATGACGCCAGCGCCGCGCTCGACTGGCTCGGCCAGCTGCCGCAAGGCGCTGCCCGGCGCACGCTAGCCCTGCGCATGAAGCTGCGCGCGGCCCGCTATGGGCACCAGACCCAGCAGGCGCTGGAAACCGCGCGCCTGCTGGCCAAGCACCGCGCTTTCTCGCCGGCTGCGGCGCAAAGCATCGTGCGCGGACTGGCGCTCGAACTGCTCAATGAAGCGCATGACCCGGTGCAGTTGCAGCAGGCCTGGGCGTGGCTTGACGACAGCGAGCGCGCCATGCCCGAGCTGGCCATCCATGGAGCTTCCCGCCTGATGAGCCTGCATGGCGATGCGGCGCTGGCGCGTTCCTGGCTGGTGCCGGTCTGGGTGCGCATGCTGGAGCCGCGCTCGGAGCTGGGCGACAACCTGCGCATCAAGTTGATCACCGTGCTCGAAGCCGGCATGGACACGCTGGACGCCGAGTGGCTGGCGCGCATCGAGGCCGCGCACGTCAGCCACCCGCGCGATCCCAAGCTTCAGTACCTGGCCGGCATGGCCTGCCTGAGCCGCCAGCTCTGGGGCAAGGCGCGCCAGCTCCTGAGCCAGGCCGCACCCGCCTTGCAGGACAAGCTGCTGCACCGCAAGGCCTGGCGCGCCCTGGCGGTGCTGGCCGAGCAGCGCGAGGATGAAACCGCCGCCATCGAAGCCTACAAGCGGGCCGCCCAGCTTTAACCTTTAACCGTTCAGTCAACTGAGCCGTTGACCGGCCTGGGCTTGGCCGCCTCAAGGCAGCGTGCAGCAAGACCGCCCCGCAGGGCGAGAAACATTTCCTTGGTTGAACTGCGATGCGCATTCGCCATGCCTGTCCTTGCGCACGCAAAAAAAAAGCCGCATCCCGGAAGATGCGGCTTTGGCTGGTGCCGTGTGGTCGGCGCTCCTTTTCAGGAGCGCAGGCCACTTGCAGGCCGGTAGGTCAGCCCGCTGACTTTTCAAACGGCAGCGGCAGGCTGCCCAGGTCACGCCTGGTTTCGACCAGCACCAGCGGTGCTTCTTCCGACACCACCGGGGCAGGGCGCTCGCGCGGCACCTGGATCGGCTTGACCTCGGCCGCGATGGCCGCCTGGGCTTCAGCGATCTTGGCTGCGTCGGAGTTGACCCATTGCAGGCCGGAACTCTCGGCAACCTGGGCCAGGTCCTGCAAAGGCAGTGCGTAGGCCTGGACCTTGGGCAGGGCATTGGCCATCGGTGCCGGTGCCAGCACGGGCGCAGGCGCTGCAACTGCAGCAGGCAGCGGCGCGGCTGCCAGCACTGGCGCCGGACTGGCCGGAGCCGCCACCGGAGCAACTGGCATCGCTGGTGCTACCAATTCAGTAGCTAGAGGTGTCGGTGCTTCCTGCGCAAAAGGCGGATTTGGTTCAAAAACAGCGGTTTTTTCCACGGTTTCCTGACCCTCGACGGCCTGCTCGCTGCGCTCGCCCCGTTCACGGCGGTCGCGGCCATAGCGGTCACGGCTGCGGCGTTCGCGCGGCTGGCGCTCCTGGCTTTCTTCCTGGCCTTCAGGGCGGCGAGCCTGAACGTCGGTCGATGAAACCGGTGCAACCGGATTGCCGGACTCGTCCAGGGCGGACACCACGGCCGGATGGGCGGCGTCAAAGCTGTCGGCCTGCGCAACTGCCAACGGTGCGGCATTCACGTCTGCGCGCTCACTGCTGCGTTCATTGCGGCGGCCAGTGCGTTCACCACCGCGCTCGCCGCCCCGTTCGCCACGCTCGCGCCGGCCTTCGCCGGACGATTCCTCGCCACGCCCTTCAGCGCGGCCATCATTGCGGCCTTCACCACGTCCACCCTGCTGGCGGCGCTCGCCTTCACGGCCCACGTCCTGTGCCGGACGTTCCTGACGCGGGGCGACGGCTTCGCCACCCATGGCCGCAGCCATGGCGGCCTGGTTGGCCAGGGCCAGATCCTGCTCTACGGCATCGCGCGGAATGCGCTCGCCGCGTTCCGGGCGCTCGGCGCGCTCGGGACGCTCACCGCGTGGGCGGTTGCGCTCACCGCGGCCTTCGCGGGCCTGGCCTTCATTGCGCGGCTGGGCTTCGCTGGTGTCGTTGCGGCCGTCGTTGCGATTTTCAGCGCGTGGCTCGCCGGCCAGGCGCTCCTGGCGTTCCGGACGTTCCTGGCGCTCGGGACGGCCACCTTCGGCGCGTCCTTCAGGGTTGCGCTCACGGCGCTCAGCGTTGCGGCCATCGGGACGACCCTCGGCGCGGCCTTCGGGCGCAGCGCCTTCGCCACGGACACGGCCACCGCTGCGGCGGCCATCACGACCGCCACGCTCTGCACGCTCGCCACGCTCTGGCCGTTCACCGCGTCCTTCGGCAGGGCGGCCTTCACGCGGCGCATCGCCCTGGGGCGCATCTTTTTTCACTTCCCTGAGAACCGGGGCCGGCACTGGCGCTGGCGCCGGTGCTTCAGCCATGCCGAACAGGTTCTTGATCCAGCCGAACAGCCCTTTTTCTGCCGCAGCGGGCGCGGGAACATGAACCGGCGGCGCAGGCAGCGGTGCCTTGGCCGCAACCGGCGCCACGGCCACTGGTTTTGGCGGGGCAATCGGGGCCGGTGCATCGGGCAGAACGCCCTTGATGATGGGTTCTTGCTTGTTGTGCTTTTCCTGGCTGCGGCGCGTCACCGTCGTAGCGTCTTCCGCTTCGTCGGCCATCTTGTAGCTGGCTTCGATGTTGTCCAGGCGCGGGTCGTCGTGCTTCAGGCGCTCCAGGCGGTAGTTCGGCGTTTCCAGCGTCTTGT
This DNA window, taken from Polaromonas hydrogenivorans, encodes the following:
- the ppc gene encoding phosphoenolpyruvate carboxylase, with product MPVSARTKKVSDNAGQAAQASPTETGKPARPSVRAKNNERPLVEDIRLLGRILGDVIRDQEGVAAYELIEQVRTLSVAFRRDADQEADKALKTLLKDLSGDQTVSVIRAFTYFSHLANLAEDRHHIRRRAIHERAGDTQEGSIEVALARLRWAGIAPKAISDTLARSFVSPVLTAHPTEVQRKSILDAERGIAQLLTARDSIKAMALAVSSAKDALSPRELAANEAQLRARVMQLWQTRLLRFSKLTVADEIENALSYYEATFLRQIPKIYANLERELGNQPVHSFLRMGQWIGGDRDGNPNVNADTLNYALGRQADVALRHYLTEVHLLGAELSMSAILVECSPEMQALAESSPDTNEHRQDEPYRRALTGVYARLAATLKVLTGGEAARHAVAPQNPYARAEDFLADLRTLEASLKSHHGEALTAQRLHPLIRAVEVFGFHLATVDLRQSSDKHEEVVAELLAVARIEPGYASLDEAAKRALLLKILNDARPLRVLGHVYSGLAQIELAIFEAARTARARFGKEAIRHYIISHTETVSDLLEVLLLQKEVGLMHGLLEDAQDQIGSSCDLIVVPLFETIEDLRNAAPIMREFYALPGVAALVQRSGAEQDIMLGYSDSNKDGGIFTSNWELYRAEIALVELFDQLAVSHGITLRMFHGRGGTVGRGGGPSYEAILAQPPGTVRGQIRLTEQGEVIGSKYANPEIGRRNLETLVAATLEATLLQPTKPATPAFLQAADQLSQASMAAYRALVYETPGFTEYFFSATPIREIAELNIGSRPASRKPSQKIEDLRAIPWGFSWGQCRLTLPGWYGFGSAIEQFLGQGGSPDSRKDALAVLKKMYRQWPFFRTLLSNMDMVLAKSDLALASRYSELVADAKLRKKIFSAIDAEWHKTAQALSLITGEKQRLAGNAALQRSIRHRFPYIDPLHHLQVELVRRYRAGQTDQRVQTGIHISINGIAAGLRNTG
- a CDS encoding uroporphyrinogen-III C-methyltransferase translates to MSDSPSALPPLPRPAPQDEPVLERGLAPALPAAAMPDAWLVPRSWALVVAALAAAGLLGSALLWQKLGSIQEELARRTTDSSAQSIEARALAREAQDSARELSVRLALQETRLSEVSLQRTQLEELMQSLSRSRDENLVVDVESDLRLAQQRALLTGSAEPLLAALKSADMRLTRAAQPRLNPLQRAITRDIERIKGASVADVPALMLKLDELARLVDELPVANEMVSNSIPSPAGAVAVEPKDAAGSASAPAKSWLPGIDTQAAQAWSRRVLGSLWLEASQLLRVSRIDQPEAALLAPGQAFFLRENLKLRLLNARLALFSRQTDAARADLLNASNWLGKYFDPAARRTQAALQLLAQVQGQLKNTELPRLDETMAALATAAAGR
- a CDS encoding uroporphyrinogen-III synthase yields the protein MTTARVIVTRPAPDAALWVRQLEQAGIAAEGFELIDIAPVCGAADAQALGDAWLALDAYAACMFVSGHAVEHFFKENKAFAQGGYAQAAINNIASSELCRIPPGLRFMAPGPGTVAALRAAGIPAAQIDAPAADASQFDSEALWRVVGARDWLGRKVLIVRGQSAGGQGATSGRDWIVRQWQGAGASVDFVGVYQRRAPILTDAQVARARQASADGSVWLFSSSEAVVNLAGQAGLQGVDWGRARAVATHPRIAQAVRTAGWGVVVESRPALKDIRQALGSIESHYP
- a CDS encoding Rne/Rng family ribonuclease, with amino-acid sequence MKRMLVNATQAEERRLAIVDGQKLLDYEIEIEGREQRKGNIYKAVVTRVEPSLEACFVDYGEDRHGFLPFKEISKQYFTQGVSVSQARISDVIREGQELLVQVEKEERGNKGAALTTFVSLAGRYVVLMPNNPRGGGVSRRIEGEDRAELKEAMDKLEYPGGMSIIARTAGIGRSAPELQWDLNYLLKLWTAIDGAGKGGKGAFLIYQESSLVIRAIRDYFNSDIGDILFDTDDVYEQARQFMAHVMPEHEHRVKRYRDDAPLFSRFQIEHQIESAYARTVQLPSGGAIVIDHTEALVSVDVNSARAIKGGDIEETATRTNLEAADEVARQMRLRDLGGLIVIDFIDMEESRNRRDVENRLRDALRQDRARVQFGTISKFGLMEMSRQRLRPALSEGASIPCPRCGGSGHIRDTESSALQILRIIQEESLKDSTASVLCQVPVDVASFLLNEKRSEISKIEMKQRINVLLVPNKTLETPNYRLERLKHDDPRLDNIEASYKMADEAEDATTVTRRSQEKHNKQEPIIKGVLPDAPAPIAPPKPVAVAPVAAKAPLPAPPVHVPAPAAAEKGLFGWIKNLFGMAEAPAPAPVPAPVLREVKKDAPQGDAPREGRPAEGRGERPERGERAERGGRDGRRSGGRVRGEGAAPEGRAEGRPDGRNAERRERNPEGRAEGGRPERQERPERQERLAGEPRAENRNDGRNDTSEAQPRNEGQAREGRGERNRPRGERPERAERPERGERIPRDAVEQDLALANQAAMAAAMGGEAVAPRQERPAQDVGREGERRQQGGRGEGRNDGRAEGRGEESSGEGRRERGERGGERGGERTGRRNERSSERADVNAAPLAVAQADSFDAAHPAVVSALDESGNPVAPVSSTDVQARRPEGQEESQERQPRERRSRDRYGRDRRERGERSEQAVEGQETVEKTAVFEPNPPFAQEAPTPLATELVAPAMPVAPVAAPASPAPVLAAAPLPAAVAAPAPVLAPAPMANALPKVQAYALPLQDLAQVAESSGLQWVNSDAAKIAEAQAAIAAEVKPIQVPRERPAPVVSEEAPLVLVETRRDLGSLPLPFEKSAG
- a CDS encoding heme biosynthesis HemY N-terminal domain-containing protein — translated: MRAALWFMALFGIAVAVALFAGNNQAVVTVFWPPHRVDISFNLMVLLLVGLFMLLHLASRALSALFSLPVEARRWRAQQKERAMYGALMDALAHLMAGRYIRASKSAQNALAQEKSLGVATDTSGHPTGHSDSLASQLRSLSHLLVAESAQALQNKALRNQHLQLALQNSAARHAQEVREGVQFRAARWALEDHDASAALDWLGQLPQGAARRTLALRMKLRAARYGHQTQQALETARLLAKHRAFSPAAAQSIVRGLALELLNEAHDPVQLQQAWAWLDDSERAMPELAIHGASRLMSLHGDAALARSWLVPVWVRMLEPRSELGDNLRIKLITVLEAGMDTLDAEWLARIEAAHVSHPRDPKLQYLAGMACLSRQLWGKARQLLSQAAPALQDKLLHRKAWRALAVLAEQREDETAAIEAYKRAAQL
- the hemC gene encoding hydroxymethylbilane synthase, whose translation is MWQAEHVKALLESRLGWQVELLGMTTLGDQILDRSLSKVGGKGLFVKELEVALSEGRADLAVHSLKDVPMDLPEGFALACVLAREDPHDAFVSNDFASLAELPQGAVVGTSSLRRLVLLKALRPDLTIQPLRGNLDTRLRKLDEGQYQAIVLAAAGLKRLGLESRIRHTFVPADMLPAAGQGALGIEVRADRADLIAALATLAHQPTWLAVTAERTVSRAMGGSCSMPLAAFVTAGSDGALQLDAAWGDPATADASSGVSAVLPAPLVQVRQTAVVRSFAEAEALGDAVAAQLRAGGAVWASNAPAA